GCGCCGTCCGGCCACCAGTTTGGCCGGCGAAGGAGCTCTGcccgcgccggcgctcgccctGACGCCTTCCGCGCGGCGGCCTCTTCTTCCACTCCGCCATAGGTAAGCCATTTAGATTCCTCTTTCTCCGCTTTCTTTAAGGTTCTGGGCTGCGGCGATGGTTTGTGATAGAAACGTTGTAATAATCACGACAAGGGTGGGAGTCAGGCTGTAGAACTTTTCCTGTGTTTCCACTATGACAGTGAGATTAGACTTATATCATGTGGAGCTTATAGTGTGTTTCTGCTGCTGTGCATACTTCAAAGGACTGATGAAGCCTAGCAAATAGTCATATTCTTGTTTTTTTCTTGGGGGACAGATTCTTGTGTTGCACGAATACGGCAACCTCGAGTGACGGCGAAGCGTCGCCTTCGCCTGATGGCGGCAAGAACCCGTTGGCCCCGATCGTCGAGCTGTGGCGCCGGACGGTGCAACCGCTAGGGGATTACGGATTCGGGAAGCGCAGCGTGTGGGAAGGCGGCGTGGGACTCTTCATGGTCTCCGGGGCGGTCCTGCTGGCGCTCGCGCTCGCGTGGCTCCGGGGTTTCCAGCTGCGGTCGCGGTTCCGCAAGTACAACGCCGTGTTCGAGTTCAGCCAGGCATGCGGGATTTGCGTGGGCACGCCCCTCAGGATACGCGGGGTCACCATTGGGAGCGTCGTCCGTGTCGACTCTTCGCTCAGGAGTATTGATGCATATGTTGAGGTGCGTATCAACACTTCTTGCTCTCTCCTCTTTTGTCATCAATAATTCATGTCAACAGTTCCTTTTTTACTGGTATCCATAGATTTCTCACTGTAGTGTGTAGAATGTAGTATGTGGAAACTGAACATAAAATAAAGTTGTTACCTTCTCTTCCTGAGTGCTTGCAATTCGTGCAAGCATTTCTCAAAACTGAACCATAATTTAGTTTtcccgataaatcattttgttacATTTCTCCTGTTCCATTATGATAATGAGTGGGTGTGGCATGCTAGTAAGTTGTTATCAATAGTTCCCTTGTTTTTGCCTGTGTTTCAGTTTCTTTGCTGTACTATAGAAGACTTCCCTTTTTTGGACTCAATCTCTGATAGATGAATTCTTCTATATGGCAGGTTGAAGATGATAAAATTATCGTGCCCCGTAATTCATTGGTTGAGGTGAATCAATCTGGTCTCCTAATGGAGACAATGATTGACATTACACCAAAAGATCCACTCCCTACACCTTCAGTTGGTCCACTTGACGCAGACTGTTCCAAAGAAGGCTTAATCCTTTGTGACAAAGAGAGAATGAAAGGACATCAAGGAGTAAGCTTAGATGCACTGGTTGGTATATTTACCCGTCTAGGAAGAGACATGGAGGAAATTGGTGTTCAAAAAAGCTTCAAGTTGGCGGAAAAGGTTGCATCTATAATGGAAGAAGCACAACCTCTCCTTTCACGGGTACAATCTTCTGACTAATTCTTGTGTGACATGTTGCATCCTTTGACACGTTTGCCACATTTAGCTAATGAATTATCTGTGAAACCACTCCGTCTTACTCGATATTTCTGAATAGGATTTCATTTTACAAAATTAAAATGACCCCCGCCTAATGAAGTTCTGCGAAGCAGGTCTGCATTTTTGCAGTAGTGTTTCCCAAAACTCAGTTCTTTTTATTTGTGAAGAAAGACTCGTTTGCCAAATACATATGGTACTATATAGGGGCCTGGTTCTGCATTACCTCGTAGCATTTCTTATCAAGTGATGGCATATATTATGTCCTAATTTTGTGACTATTGATACTTATCTCTGAGCATCAACATGTTTTCCATATATGTCCTGCATATGATGGGTATTGGGCAGCATACCAAGTAACAAAGTCTGTTTTAATACTGCTAAAAAAAAACTTGGTCATCTTTACAATACTAGAGCTCAAAACTAACTCTTGTCAAACTGATACAAGTTTCGCATACTTCTGTGGGAATTGGGTTGAACTGCTGAAAATTTCAAGATTAGGTCCATCATGTTGCTATTGCATACCTATCCCGGCCACTGGCTAGTATGCTTGGCTGGCACTGTTTCAGGACCATCATCAAGGGGAAGGACCTCCACTCAGTTGGCATATGTTGTTaggtttttattttctgtttgcaaAAACAGGGTGGCTGATGCTTTCTCCACATATATGCAGTTTTCTGGATCTCAACTTATTTGCAGACAATAGAGGAACATAGTGGTCACTAGTTGTGCCATTAAATGTCATATGCATCAACTTAAATGTTAGTGATGGAACAGATTGAAGCATTAGCTGAAGAAGTTCAACCTTTGCTCTCGGAGGTGCGTGAGAGTGATCTGGTGAAGGATGTGGAAACCATAGCTAAAGGTCTGGCTGAGGCATCCGGCGATTTAAGGTACTTGATTAATCCTACCAATTGCTGTTTCTGCTCTCTTATAGCCTTGGAAGTGCAAATTTTATGGCACTCTTTATCTTACTTGTCCTTATGCCACCGTGCAGAAGGTTGAAGTCTTCCATGCTTACCCCTGAGAACAGTGATCTAATCAAGCAGTCTATTTTCACCCTTATATTTACTTTGAAGAACATTGAGGTCTGTTATCTGTATCTTTAGTTATTTCTGAAACTGGAGGCAGGCAAGGTTTTTACATGTGTCCTTGGTTACTTTCAGAGTATCAGCTCAGACATCTCTGGTTTCACTGGCGATGAGGCGACACGACAGAACATCAAGCTGCTGATTAAGTCACTTAGCAGACTATTGTGATCCCTCAGTTGAACAAAACACAGTTATGTGTTGAGATGGAGAATTATGAGTAGAGTAGGCCATCCAGATGAGATTGAAGCATCTTTAAGAGAAGCTAATAATTGTTGAGGTCTGTCAGTTTTTTTTTCCTCATATCTTTTCTGCATTCTTGACACGAAAAGCAGTATTATTTGTTGTTGTCGAGGAGTTATAGCAGGCCGGTTTTTTGTGTGTGCAGCACGGTTGTGGTTGAACAAGTGTGAACAAGGAATTTGCTAGTACTATTGTGCTTATGTTAGCAATCTATAAATTGTCGATATTTTGTCCCATGAACAGTCCTGAACATCTAATGAACTACTACTTTTATCAGTCTTCGTTAAATTCAGATTATACTTCTAGATATAGACtgttttttgttctatgaaatggTAGACTATATTTTACTTGGTTAGAGCAACTTGTGTTTTTTCTTTCCCAGCATAAAACTAGGTAAtcaacattttgatttttttttcagagCACATTATGTCAACTATAGCCTGCTGCATATAACATGTTAAAAACAACCCTATCCTTTAATATACTTTTTTTTATAGAGGCCACAACCCTGTCCCACAATGACATTCTTTGAGATTTGTAATTTGATGAGTTGCTTCTTTGGATCGTAGGCCTGTGCCTCCTTGCATAACAGGTCACTGCAGCTGCCTCGAGGAATTTTGATCGCCTTCCTTGTCAGCGAGTTGGACCACAATGTGCTATCCATATATAGTAATAATGCAAATAGTAAACCTTAGTGAGTGAGCGGACTGGGATTTCTCTGCTACTAGATGTTGTGCAACATAAGTGGAAACATATTTAACTCAAAGCTCGATTGACAAAGAATTAGCAAGAACAGAGCAACCACCTCAGGGGAGGTGACTTGGTTTGGCATGAACAAAGCAACCACCTTTCTGATTCATTGCTGTTTCTGTTCTTGGACTTACAAATAGGATGAATTCATGATCATTGAATGCTTAAATAAATCAAGAAAATGGTTGTCTTGATAATATTGATTGCCCCCCTTGGCTGTTGCATAGATTTCTAGCTATGGTGCACACTACCCCAAAAGTGGCAAGGCACCGAGGAGAAAACCACCCACACCCGAGAGTTGAGAGAGAGCCAAGATTTGGAGGCGACAGAATTGCAAGACGATCATTCAACTTGTGTTTTGCTTGTTTGGCTACTTTGTTGGCTCTTTGTTTTCTGCCGAACTATTGGTATTTGACCTCATGAACTAGTGTTGAATTGTCCCCGACCATGGAAAGGACTTTGCAATGTAAAGATGACGGTTCTTGTTTGACTCGATTGGGTCGACCATGATTTATGTATGATTTTCTCCCTGTTTATTTTCCTGGTTCATACAGCAAAACAAGCTCATTTTGTTCGGGAATCAATGTTTCTCCAGTAATTCATTCATGATTTTTGTGTGAGCGGCAAAGACTAGCGGACTTTTGTCCCCAATGCAGTGTTGGTGTTGCTCACCTAAGGAGAAGGACAAAGTACTTTATTTGTTTTTTCACGAGGATGGATACTAAATAAAGGATAATAGTGCTATGATTTTGCTTTATAACTGAATGAGTTACATCATTTGTCCACGTTTTGTGTATGGTTATCCTGGTCCATTGATATGGATAATGTGAGCGGCACCGAACAAATCTCTCCTTCCTACttaaaaaataataatagtgcCATCTTCTGGTACTTCTGGCATATAGTCATGAATGTGCAACAACTTATTTGGAATAGAAGTATCTATTCCAAGAAAAATTAAGCTGTGGTGCTGAATGTTTTATGCATTCCTAGGTACTGCAGCCTCTTAGATTATAAGACTATTCAAATCATATCTACTGTAAATGTTCTCTTTTTAGTGCCTTGCTCAATTGAAGTTTAACTCATTTACTTTAACAATTTATTGCcaatgttgctttatatataaagccgaGCAGGAGCCTGTTTCGAGACCATGTATTGCCAAAGCACGGGAAGATTCTCAAGCTTGTCGCTCCTTAACTATCTTTCATACTCCTGATCAGTTAAGTTCCATACAATTGTGGGAACTTTTCACCGAGGGGAAAAGTCACCACACAATGCATCTATGGAAAATTCAGTTTGTTGGCCATTCCCTATTTCCATTTTCCTTCCCTTCTACTAGTAGTATAGATCTTTGACTTTGAGCAAATCATGCCACATGGCACAATCAATCATTTCGTTTTATGCCTCGTCCGCTTAATCCCACCGGTGATTTCATACCTGGCTCTGACCACGCTTTGCCAGGGACCGTCTCCACGTTCCAACTTGCATTTTCAAATAATTTCAAGTTATTCACTCACCCAAAGACGAACACTTGTTGGATGAGTACACACGTGCCTTCTCATCCTTGTGAAGGAGAAGAAGAATCAACGGGAAGCAAATCCACTGGGATCGACCGGCCTCCTACAGTCCTAGTACTTTCTGTCGGTGAGGGCGCAGCGCGGAGCAGGAATCTTATCTTTTCGTGGTCTCTGCTCTGACTGTCGCGCCGGCTCTTTGCAGCAGCATGGGGGAAGGCGCTGCGGGCGCCTGCCAAAGGTCCGCGGCGTGGACTAGAAGGCAAGCAAGCAAGCGTCCATTCCGTTCCGTTTCCAACGCCCGGCTTCGTTTGTTTATCTCCGTAAGTATACTACGTACGTGCGTGCTCCTTGCCGCTGCAGTCCCAAAGCAAAGCTCGGGTCATGTGCAACCAGATGCCAAACCTTTTTCTAGAGGTAAAAACACTGGGTTCTAGAACTTGTCCAGGATGTGATGCTTTGGTCTTAGAACTTGCAAAATGCACCTAACTAGTCCTACAACTTGCAGGCGATGTGCAAATTTGATCCTAGACCAATCACAGCGCACCAGGTGGACTCTGCTGACTCGGGCCGATCAGCGTGCGCATATTTGCAAAAAAAATGCTGCCTTTCCTTCTAATCAACCCGCAAGACAGTCACCTGAAATAATTATGTTTGATTAAGCTGTTGACTCCGATCGTTGCCCCCCAACTCCAGACAGCCATGTTCGTCGGCCCCCTCTCTTTCTCTGCTCTTCGCTTTCcctgctcgtcgccgccgccgtccagcTAGCCAACATGGTTTCCTGGAGTGATGGATCCAGCTCCTCGTCACTGGGCGGCGACTCTGTCAGCAATCCGGTGAGCTCTTTTCCCTGCACATCTGAATGGGGGATTTCTGACAAGATTTTATTTAGGCTCCTCCCATTGTTGTCTGCTCCGAATGGAGCGGCCTTGCTGCAGATCTACCTGCTAGATGTGAACACCAAGCCATAGTTGAGAAGTTTGTGGCCTTTGAGTCTGTGGACAATGGAAGAAGATTCCTGAGTTGTGCACAAAAGGTTAGTAGTTTTTCAGATGTGCGGTGAACTTCAGATTCAGTTACCAAAGTAGTGACTAGTTGTAGATGTAGATGGTAGTGCCATATTTAGTGTACATATTTTTGCCATTTAAGTGAATATGTGATTTGCATGAACTTCATCTGTGCCATTTATAGTTTTGTTCTTTGCTATAGTGCTGTAAGAAGATTATGTGTAGTTTAAATAATTGAGATTGGTGTCCAATATATAGTCTTAAATTAGTTCAGTAATTATACAAGGTTACTCTGAAAAGTTAACTGAATCTGGTGTCAGTTAACTGAATTAACTCACTTAACTGAATCTAGTGTCAGTTAACTAAATTAACTCTATTAATTCATTTTTCTATTGATTTTAGGAAGGGACTAAATGCAGCTATGTGCACTGGGTTGACCCAGAGTGGCCTCCTCAATTGAAGATGAGTCTAGCTAGGCTCTGGGACATGTATGAAGATGAGGCCAAGCTCTGGCTCAGGAAAAATGTTGTCAATGCTGAAGAAAACTGTAAGATGTTAGGACCGAAGGAACAGATGGAAAAATATCTTAGTTTTTTTAAGCTAgattttgctaagatggtggctgaGAAGGAGCAGGCAATTGCCCAATTGGGAAGCACACAGCTTGCTCTTTCCGACctaaagcaagagcttgagaagaaGAAGTTGTCTGATAAATCTACCACTAGCATTCATCGGGTGGTGAGTGCTaaggcagagaaagagagggatCAGATGATGCAAGAGAGGGATAAATTGATGGAAGAGAGGGAGCAgttgaagaaagagaagaagaagctaGACTACATGATTGGTGACTTATTCAAGCATAAGGAAGACACCAAGTGCAAGATAATGAAGGTTAGGGAGATGCTAGATGAAATTGAGTGATCCATTGTTGTTGTAATGTCTGTTGATCTTAATTTGGTGTACTTTTGTAATGAAGTTGTTTCAGTGGGCTTGTTTAATTTGGTGAATTAGTATGAGTGGACTTGTTAAATTTGGTGTAGCCCACATTTGAGTGACCCATTGAAGTTGTTTGGGTCAGTGTACTTGTTTAAGTTAGTGGATTAGTATCTTTGATGGAAGATGACTGAATTATTTGATGCACTGATTTTTTATCATTGTTCTTAGTTAACTGAATTTGTATGTTAACTGCATATTTGTATTCAGTTTACTGCATATAGATTCAGTTAACTGCATACAAATTCAGTTAGCTGAATTTTTGTTCAGTTAACTGAATGTTCCCACTTAGTTGTAGTTAACTGAAGTAAACACCCTTAGTTTAAGCTAACAGAAGTAAACTCACTTAGTTTAAGCAAACCGAATTTGGATGCAGTTAACTGAACTTGAATTCAATTAACTTGTTGTTGAACTTGTAGTTAACTATTTTTCACTTAACTAAGTTAGTTTACTGAATTTTCCTGAACTTGCAATTAGCCAAGTCAGTTAACTGAACATACAGAATGCAGCATGCTATTTATAGTAAGtggttgtcggcgtcctgggaacgggggtccccagacttgcctgcctgcgacccacggcgtggctccaccagtggccctgtacgacccatcttcatcagccaacactcaagaccctcacgaggggccaagcctcacgagggggacgatgcaagacctcctcgggggtggcttcaccaggctggctcgcgaggggcggagagatcaaggcgaggggcacctcgtgaggtttctgtgacgcaagccatgacgaccgaggccaggcaggcgccaggcgggcgcctgcgcgcacagtgtcctcgtttcctctttggtgctaaagaggcaggcgtaggcgaggagtcccgaggcatcaggcaaatgtttccatatcggtgcaacaagaccaagaccagcaggacggcaggaaggaggtcaccatggagcctaggacggcaccaccgccagagcctttggcaggcgaggaccacctttagtcaggataacttgtactggttgtcccccttcgaatctggccgttgttggatcccttcccgcctaaacatttggggagaggaccagggcctctataaataggactagccaccacagtaggaaggggACGGATGACGGACCATtgagatcatcctcatccacacaggcacaccaagcacaagagcacctctcctcaggaggttgttcttcccttgtaattgttcatcaacccaagaggcaatccaccacaccacactggagtagggcattacaccacatcggtggcccaaaccagtataaaccttgtgtcccttgttctgtgAGTTAGACGTGttgagccttgagatcgcggtgagggcgtgagctagggagaggagagatctttgtgcgcaccccagagttcgaacctgaaagtcctagttatcgactagagggggggtgaataggcgatttttatgaaagtcttcaaaacatgagagtttcgaagacaaacaatagaaatgaacctattgatatgcagcggaaggtaggctacactaagcaagccatagtcaagtattcaatgaagagaaagcacgaagactaatagcagctaggtagtaaagatcaggatggaagatagtatgaagccaaacaacaatagtagtcacacagtgaagtcaaacaggtaatgcaaacaggcaatgacttcacgaagacaaactgtaaataacgagagggagaggatagaaccagacacttggtgaggacaatgatttgttggaccagttccagttgctgtgacaactgtacgtctggttagggaggctaagatttaactcagaagaccgtgtcttcaccttattccccttgagctaaggacacccagtcctcgcccaatcactctggtaagtcttcaaggtagacttccaaaccttcacagacttcgttcaccggcgatccacaatgactcttggatgctcagaacacgacgcctaaccggttggaggattcacagtcctcaagtgtaacaagtcttcaggtcatgcggatagaaagacttcagtgatgcctaacactctttggctctaggtgtttgggctttgtcctcgcaaggatttctctctctcaaaagcttcggaggtgggtttctctcaaacgacaaaagccgtgcactaactctgagcagccaccaatttatggtgtagggggtgggctatttatagccactaggcaacccgacctgatttttccgaaatgaccctgggtcactaaggaactgacacgtgttccaacggtcagatttcaaacacacgcggcagcttgacttgggctacaagtaaagctgactcatccagctctggataagatttgctctcattgtcttcgctcgaagacataggattttggttgagcatcacttcagtcactctgactttgttcactgagaccccacttaacagtacggtggttcctatgactcaacaaagaagaaaaggaaacaacgaaacaactaagtcttcgcgctccatagtcttcacgtgatgtcttctcttgtcatagtcttcaatgtgaatgtcttcacataccagataccaccattgtcttcaatgtcttcatacatttttagggtcatctccggtaggtaaaccaaatcaatgagggactactacttgtgttatcctgcaattctcacaaacacattagtccctcaaccaggtttgtcgtcaatactccaaaaccaactaggggtggcactagatgcacttacagaacctCAAGGATTttgtcggaacccaaaatccgacatttggcgcgccaggtaggggtgcgttgaagCTTTCCTTACGTCGATCCATGATCCGCCGCCTCCACGCCTTGTCCCCATGGTCGGCGTTGCTCCCCAGGCTGGGATGGCGGGCGCCCACGACAGCGCCAGGGGGCTCAGGGCCTTTACCCCCGTCTTGCAACAGGTAcgatggccgcccaagttcaaggaGATGCCGCCacgttacgacggcgcggcggacccgtcagcCTTCCTGTTGGCGTATGAAGAGGCCGTCCTGAAGGGTGGGGGGCGACGACAAggccatggccaactggcttcccatggcccttgcTGGTGCACCGTGCGCCTGGCTGCTCGCCCTCCCAGGATCctcggtggcatcttgggaggagctgcgcggcctcttcgccGCGCGCTTCGCAGCACCGGCGCCCCTCAccatcgcggccctcctcggcggctcgcaagcgccgccctcGGACCATCACACCAAGACGTTCTTTCGCCAAATTGGCGCCGCTTCCGTGCACCagggagctcccccgggttgggcggcgcccaaggccgacctgaccttcaactcgggggatcaccctgttaccaccgccggctcgggcgtgctcccaaggctttgcacgcccaccatctgcagcgtagctgtcaccaagaccctcatcgacggcggcgccggcctcaacgtgctctctgtggaaccttttagccttcttcacgtaccgctcgagcagctccgccccagcaagcccttctccggggtcggtggcggctccaccagccccctcgggcagatccgtcttcccgtgaccttcggcacccgcgacaactaccgcaccgagttgatcgacttcgacgtcgcccgcattggcctcccgtacaacgccatcctcgggtacccagctctggcttagtttatggcggcgacccatccggcctacaacctcatgaagatgcccgggagcaaggacgtcctcaccttagttggagataccaaggaggctcttgtggcactcaagcttgccctcaaaacCGCCGCGGCAGCACGACCGGCCGACGAGGCCACCCCTGGAGTTAAGGAGGCCCCGCCAGCaaggaagaagcagttgttcactcaaaatcgggcagaaaccaagcaggtgccggtcgaggaagatgggtcctctggagccaccttcaccataggtgccaacctcgacccggaTCAAGAGGAGGCGTTGGTGAGGTTCCTTCGCGCGAACAAGGatgtattcgcctgggaacccaagcagctagtgggggtcccaagaggggtgatcgagcaacacttgagggtgtgccccaatgtgcgccctgtgaagcagaaggcgcggcgacagtccacagaaaagcagtccttcatcgtccaggaaacccgcaagctggaggcagcgggtgtcatccgcgaggttcggtaccctgagtggctggtgagggagtcctggattagggggtcctcggacagccgtactatatactttggccggactgttggactatgaagatacaagattgaagacttcgtcctgtgtccggatgggactctcctttgcgtggaaggcaagcttggcaattcggatatgtagatctcctcccttgtaactgactctgtgtaaccctagccccctccggtgtctatataaaccagagggtttagtccgtaggacaaaagaacaatcataatcataggctagcttctagggtatagcctctacgatctcgtggtagatcaactcttgtaatactcatatcatcaagatcaatcaagcaggaagtagggtattacctccatagagagggcccgaacctgggtaaacattgtgtcccccgcctcctgttaccatcctccttagacgcacagttcaggaccccctacccgagatccgccgattttgacaccgacattggtgctttcattgagagttccactgtgccgtcaccataaggcttgatggctccttcgatcatcggcaacgatgctatccagggcgaggtttttccccccggacagatcttcgtattcagcggcttcgcactgtgggccaactcgcttggccatctggagcagatcgagagctacgcccctggccgtcaggtcaggtttggaaacttaaactatactgccgacatccacggagacttgatcttcatcGGATTCGAGCCCGGGTCAGGTGCGccacacagtcacgacgagcatgacttagctctgccgccggatagtgTTCGAGAGATCACCCCCGTGGCAactccggccctcgatccggagcagatcgcgtcgtccaaggacgggtggatggaccccgccacggaggccacacactcagcggcgatagagccgaatactgacttcacctcctacgagacttgtgttgccggacccttggattcgtccccggccacgggctccgaaccgcttgcgtccgtgcctatcgaatctgattgggcgccgatcatggagttttcctccgcggatatctttcagcactcgcccctgggcgacgtgctgaattcattaaggtctctctccttgtcaggaggcccttggccggatgacgaagaaattcgttccccacccaccacccacttaatagccactgtcgacgacttaaccgacatgctcgatttcgactccggagacatcgacggtatggacgacgatgcaggagaagaacaggaaccaccgcccacagggcgctggactgccacctcatcatatgatatatacatggtggacacctgcaaagaaagcgatggcaataaggcaacagaggacaatcccctcgagaagcaatctaagcaccgacgtcaacggcgccgctctaaccccgccatagcaaaaacggcgataccggcacaagagacaataacactgcggatagtgccgaagatgaagacaatcccctccagccaggcttcgagcgggaggatgggcaagctagccctaaggaacaggcagcagacggagaatcagaggatgacaattacatgcctccctccgaagacgaggcgagcctcggcgacgaagaatttatcgtgccggaggatcccgtcgaacaggagcgcttcaagcgccggcttatagccacagcaaaaagcttGAAGAAAAAAGCAACAACagtttcaagctgatcaagatctgctagcagatagatggaccgaggtcctggcggccgaggaatacgaactcgagcgcccaaccaaaagttacccaaagcgcaggttgctacccaactcgaggaggaagcattaaaacctacacttccagcgtatgatgcggctgaccggccacctcgtggccgagacaaagcggcatatcaggccgaagtccagcccgcaccccgtcgccagttaaacaaaaataccaaggcccggggtaacacgcaggacctgcgagacgtattggaaaacaaagcaggacatgcaagatcgatctacggatcacgggggcgtgccccaacgcgtgacgacgaccgtcacgccggatatactaaaagcaaatccggcagggccgaatatagcagacaagactcgtatgaactacgtcgcgacatagcccggcacagaggcgccgcacaccccctatgcttcactgacgaagtaatggatcacgaattcccagaaggttttaaacccgtgaacattgaatcatatgatggtacaacagaccccgcggtatggattgaagatttcctcctccacatccacatggcccgcggtgacgatctacatgccatcaagtacctcccactaaaactcaaagggccggctcggcattggttgaatagcctgccggcaaactccattggcagttgggagaatttggaagacgcattccttgacaa
This window of the Triticum aestivum cultivar Chinese Spring chromosome 5D, IWGSC CS RefSeq v2.1, whole genome shotgun sequence genome carries:
- the LOC123119372 gene encoding protein TRIGALACTOSYLDIACYLGLYCEROL 2, chloroplastic; amino-acid sequence: MAAAANPRVTGAPPAPLLLPPRLLRCAAGRSRGRRGTLLAAALRGVPSGTGPPTGPQCGAALLVGVPWATAARRRRRPATSLAGEGALPAPALALTPSARRPLLPLRHRFLCCTNTATSSDGEASPSPDGGKNPLAPIVELWRRTVQPLGDYGFGKRSVWEGGVGLFMVSGAVLLALALAWLRGFQLRSRFRKYNAVFEFSQACGICVGTPLRIRGVTIGSVVRVDSSLRSIDAYVEVEDDKIIVPRNSLVEVNQSGLLMETMIDITPKDPLPTPSVGPLDADCSKEGLILCDKERMKGHQGVSLDALVGIFTRLGRDMEEIGVQKSFKLAEKVASIMEEAQPLLSRIEALAEEVQPLLSEVRESDLVKDVETIAKGLAEASGDLRRLKSSMLTPENSDLIKQSIFTLIFTLKNIESISSDISGFTGDEATRQNIKLLIKSLSRLL